The DNA region tcgcaaagttaTAGGTAGATTTATCATGTTCAAAGTTCAAATGGTCATAATTATGTACTGTACAATGTCATAAGATAAGATACACGTTCGAAAAGGGAAACCATAATTAAGTACTGTCGATTAaaaatactcccttcggtccTAATCAAATTTCGCAACTCATTtctaattttactttttttccgcacttgtatcgtaggtAAAGATAATAGTGTGGAAAAAGACTATCCTTTTTTTCGTTGTTGTTTGTTGATGTGtaatcattgtttttttttatgtaagatCATACCTAAAATAAATTCTTATCATATTTAAAACTTAATAACGATCAGAATAAGTCTTCCTATTAATATTTCACGATCTAGAACACCCAAGTGCATTAAACAAGCTCATACACTAACCAATATTAGTAAACACATGCACAAACCAACTCGTATCACGGACTAAATTTACAGAGGGCCTATCCCGAACTACGTCCAAAGTTTtccctctctatcgcacttgtAAGCAGAGATGGGCATTAATCGATTAACTTTTTATTCGACTAATTCATCGATGAAAAAAAATCGTCAACATTAATCGACACTCACGCCATTTCACGCGAAATAAGAAATTAATCGCTGGAAATTATTCAACGATTAATTTAATCGCAATTAACATTAATCAAAGCTCTTCGATTACAATTCATTGTCCTTTTCAATcgaataaaactaataaatagTCTAATTTTAATCGTTAATCGTTAGTCGATTACTTTTTGCCCAACTGTGAACGTGATTTGCGGTAGGCCCTCGGATCTTTAAATAGCCACAGACTAAAGTTAAATTTAGTAAAGTGCACAACTTGTTTGCAAAACAAACCCTTATCCCCTTTTGCTGTGAGTAGAACTCTTTAAACAGGGCACTCAtcacttttccatacaaatatATTGCCCCTTTTCCTCTCCGATTTCCTAAGTGTTAACTATGATCTGAAGAACTGGAGAAAATCGCCATACCTGTCATATtcaaatatgacaggtcgactgttcgcgtttttgacaggcggtaactgtgaggtagccgagagggggtgggcggcactttcagcggggagcaggagtggccatactgtacgctaGTAGTCTTTATTACACTGTGGTTGGACACTCCAATCGGCTATTAAAATTCCCAACATTTATTTCACACAATCCATTATCTTCGGCTACTTTTTTCTATAGTtattaaaatcatcatcatcatcaagttagtcctttatcgcccactgctgagtataggcctctcttctagtacgccatttATCCCGGTTCTGAGCTAGTCTCACCcagtgacccgcaattttccagATTATAAAAATCACAAGCGGGTAACACTTATGATAAATTGGGCTctcaacctgtcactgcaatgtcagtttCGATTTCTTTCTACCAAaggtaaaaaaaccggccaagagcgtgtcgggccacgctcagtgtagggttccatagttttccgtatttttctcaaaaactactaaacctatcaagttcaaaataattttcctagaaagtctttataaagttctacttttgtgatttttttcatattttttaaacatatggttcaaaagttagagggggggggacgcacttttttttcctttaggagcgattatttccgaaaatattaatattatcaaaaaacgatcttagtaaacccttatttatttttaaatacctatccaaaaatatatcacacgttggggttggaatgaaaaaaaatatcagcccccactttacatgtagggggggtaccctattaaaacatttttttccatttttagggttccgtagtcaactaggaacccttatagtttcgccatgtctgtctgtccgtccgtccgtccgtccgtctgtccgtccgtccgtccgtccgtccgtccgtccgcggataatctcagtaaccgtaagcactagaaagctgaaatttggtaccaatatgtatattaatcacgccaacaaagtgcaaaaataaaaaatggaaaaaaatgttttattagggtaccccccctacatgtaaagtgggggctgatatttttttttattccaaccccaactatgatatattgttggataggtatttaaaaattaataagggtttacaaagatcgttttttgataatattaatattttcggaaataatcgctcctaaaggaaaaaaaaagtgcgtcccccccccctctaacttttgaaccatatgtttaaaaatatgaaaaaaatcacaaaagtagaactttataaagactttctaggaaaattgttttgaacttgataggttaagtagtttttgagaaaaatacggaaaactacggaaccctacactgagcgtggcccgacacgctcttggccggttttttatttttgcactttgttggcgtgattgatatacatgtcgcagtaagatagataaagccgttatatagttataaccctaggaatatgattatacgtcgtaacatagttaaacgaaagcgattaattgctatcttactaggaatataactataacacgttactagtttagtcatatagttatatgactggattcagtttagtgaaatgattgttggcaggagtgcggcggtgtgGCGGTAttgttataaccctagggatataattatataccgtaacatagctaaacgaaagcgattacttactatcttactaggaatataattataatacgttactagtttagttatataattatatcactggattaaacttagtctagggatataattataatacgtctctagttaagtaatatagttatattactggattaagttcagtagtataattgtagcagtgtagtgcgggattcgtttgtttagtaaccaaaccttgtgtactatgttcgatacaaaataaactttgttctaacgtcagtgacggtgttgttcttccaaatcgtcccgctatacgtattataaaacactgatttaaactttcacgatttttacacaaatttaaaattgtaaacgggacttaatacatagtaatacgcgattaagtaccGTTTccaattttacatacatacatacaatcacgcctgtttcccagaggggtaggcagagatcacggatttccatttactacgatcctgacaaaccactttcgcttcacacactttcataacatttctcatacacgctcgtcggtttcgagtacttctgacctggcctctttgcaatatttccccgatttgatcaagaaaagttcgcctaggtcttccactaccaactgacccttccactcctttttcatatactttcttcgttaatctcctctcatccatcctctctacatgcccaaaccaccttaacatacccatctcaatctttgtcaccacatctacatccactccacacttctctcttatcacgctatttctgatcctatcactcaactttacaccagccatgcttcttaacgctctcatttctacggcattcacttgactttgaagtcttttctcccacacccaactttcactaccatacataagtgtaggcaccaaaactcctctatgcaccgccagacgtgctttttgcgacactttctggctgcccataaaagcgtttagtgctccattcactctattcccagcattcactctcctttcaatatcttttccatgtttaccgtcccttgtaaacaacgttcccaaatacacaaactctttcacttgttccaaactttcattatcgatctcaatttcgcaatctgtcataatctcatctctttcaaataccattactttcgtcttactgacattcattctcattcctttcctctcgaaggatgcatgcactcttgttaccatcagttgtaactcctcggccgacgacgcaagtaatactaggtcatcggcatataggagacatttgaccagtaacccttccattctcaacccacaatcataatctttcagatcttgcaaacaactatccatgaataaattaaacagcCACGGCGACGCTACACATCCCTGTCTAACACCCTTTTCGATGCTAAACCACTCAGTGTATGACCCGTTTATTCTCACGCAAGCACTGGAATCCTCATAAAGAGATTTCAGTGCTTGAACGAGTTGACTGCCTACTCCATACATGGACACTACCGACCACAATTCATTCCTCATCACTCTATCATACGCCTTTTCCAAGTCCACGAAAGCGCAATAGACCTTTTGACCTTTGGCCAAAAACTTTTCGGCTATGCATCGTAAGGAAAAGACTTGATCCGAACATCCCATACCCTTTCTAAATCCCGCCTGTGCATCCCATACTTTCTCGTCGGTTACTCTCACTACTCTCTCAATCAACACTTTCGCATACAGTTTTCCGACGATGCTGAGTAAGCTAATGCCCCTGTAGTTTTTGCAGTCCAGTCGTGAGCCTTTTCCCTTGTAAAGAGGAACGATGACGGCCTTGCACCAGTCCTTAGGTACCCGGCCGGTACTGAAGCACAAATTGAAAAGGCGATACAACTGACTCGCTACAATGCCCTGTCCAGCCTTCAGCATCTCGGCGGAGACCTTGTCATATCCTGCAGCCTTACCTGATTTCATACCTTTCAATGCTTTCACAATCTCATCCATGCTAATTTCATCCATTGATAAGTTTCCATTCAAACCTGAGGTTAGCATATTTGCTTCCTCCCTTTCAAACAAGCTTTCAAAATACTCCTGCCATCTCTTTAGAATACATTCTTCCCCATTCAGCAAACTTCCATTCGAATTTTTCACCGATTTTAGCTCAGAGTCTGAACTCTTACCTCTGGCTAGGCGAACGGATTTCCAGAAGAACTTTATGTTCGTCTGAAAATCTTGCGACAATCTTTCATCCATTTGATCATTAAGTTcatctttctttcttttaacTAATTCTTTCACACGCACTTTCATACTTCTATAGTTATCCTTCGCTACATTCACCTCATCAAAAGAGGCTTTATGGGCTCTTTGATTAGCTCGTGCTGCTAACCAATCCCGCCATAGCTTCTTCTTCTCACATACCGCCTCTTGCACTTCCTTATCGAACCACACATTCTTCACCTTTCCTCCTTTGTTCCTTTTACTCACACCACACACTACCCTAGCCACacttacaactttatttttaaagttgCTCCATAATTCATCAATCTCATCTATATCATCCAAACTTTCAAACTCATTCTTCAATTTACTGACGTACTCTTCACTTGCGCTTTCTTCTTGCAAACATTCCACTTTTATTCGGTCTAAAACGCTAGGGGCCGCACGAGGTCGTGATCGCCACCCTTTGAACAGACCACTTATTCGGCACATTACCAGGAAGTGGTCAGTATGGATACCTGACCCACGATACACCCTAGCGTCCAGAACATTCTTCTTCATTCTATCATCCACGATTATAAAATCAATCATACTTTTCCTCACGTTCTCTGCCTCTCGAGTGTACAAATGTATCCATTTGTGAGAAAACATTGTGTTTGCCACACAAAGGTTCCACTCGAGGCAAATCTCTAACAAGTTCCTTCCATTCTCATTCACTCTATCGTCGCCATGCATACCTAGAACCCTTTCACACCCAACTCTCTTGACTCCTACCCAACTATTAAAATCACCTAACATTATTATCCTCTCATTATCCTTGCACACTCTTAAAACGTCTCTCACTTCGTCCCAAAACATTCGCCTTTCATCCTGTGTATGCTGGGAGTTTCCCGCTCCCTGATCTACAGGAGCGTAAACCCCGAGCACAAATATCCTTATCATGCCCACTTTCATTCTAATCCATATCAACCTGGGACTTACGCACTCAAACTCATTTACACATTCAGCCATCCTAGCGGAGAGTATGACACCGACTCCCTTACTGGCTCGATCTGAGCTTGGCACCCCCGACCAGTACGCCGTGTAAGCCCCATGTGTGGTGGTGTCACATCCCTTCCGCTTTGTCTCATTCACACAAAGGACATCGATCCTTCTTTCTTCCATCATCTGCAAAACCTCATTACATTTCTCATTCATTCCTCCTCCAACATTCAATGTAGCAAAACGGCTCTCCGTGAGCCGCTTCTCGCCCTCGTAAGAAACGAGACGTGATGGGTGGcgttccaattttaaataccatattataattatattcctagtaagatggttatgaatcgcttttgtttagctattttacggcatataattatatccctaaggttataacacttataactatacctccgccccACCGCCGCAgagcctacaatcatttcactaaactgaatccagtcatataactatatgactaaactagtaacgtattatagttatattcctagtaagatagcaattaatcgctttcgtttaactatgttacgacgtataattatattcctagggttataactatataacggctttatctatcttactgcgacatacatattggtaccaaatttcagctttctagtgctaacggttacagagattatccgcggacggacggacggacggacggacggacagacagacatggcgaaactataagggttcctagttgactacggaaccctaaaaagggtgttttattttaagaatattgtaccataaaataaaataagaactaCTTTCGTATGAGAAGGCTACCCGCGGTCCCAAAGTTTGCAAGGTCGCAGCGGCATCAAATATTTGCGTAGTTGTAGACATACAATGACCCCTCGACTCCTCGACTCCTGACCGATTCCGATTACTATCGAGGTCCGTGTCTATTTGACAAGAGCTTGAGGTACGGAAATTTATAACACTTATTTACGATATAAAAGGCTAGCAACTAGACGAATCaaaacttataaaaaataaattaataaatattgggccacatcttacacagatcaacctagccccaaaccgCTCCCagctgaaagtgctgcccaccccctctcggttacctcacagtcatcgcctgtcaaaaacgcgaacagtcgacctgtcatatttcactcatacaagcatagttcccgttcacctacacgagcatagactgtgtgctaggaacgcgcctctttcataggTTTGATAGACCAGTGTCCGAAGTGTGCCCTAAGCAACGctggcgacgatatacatatatacaccgtgtttccggtatcactcaaaacctcagacaccccaactgatttttatttttttaaacgtatctagaatgttcattttttaatctgatgattattatttgtttaaattgaatttttaattttctgtgcagctctactcggcttttaactctacaatcgataaaataattgctagctaccatcataagccttcaaactgtttaattgtgtacgttactgcaacgacacaaggtttaccaatagacagctgtcctcacagtaaacttcaaattggacaggtgactcagtaagcaaatttaaacctaaaattcaaaatgacaaggttgtaattaggtacgagttcagtttgttatgatttatgagttatgataaactttaaatttaaactaacgcacaacgtctatttcgtagcagaaaaaaaatcgtccaagtaaccagccagtattaatacccttaaatactgaaaaaggtatacaacctctaacaatatgatatgcacaatgttgtattacgaatttgtagaattgcagtgggggttagaaagagactaaaagtagcctttcactctccatcccttcaactatccccacttaaaaaatcacgtcaagtagtcgctccgttttcccgtgaaaAACGGAtatacaaacagacacacacactttcccatttataatattagtatggatatgtacATAAATTTAGAAAAATCAAGATTATATTCGTTTTGGTAATTTATTAGTAAGTATAACTGAGATCTACctatttattatgtttattataGAATAAACACTAGGAAACCTGACACTTTCATAAGGGCGTGGTCTCTGATTGACGATACCATTCCGTTCGTCTCAGTAAAGCCAGCTACACACAGACTTCCCACTAATTCGTGGCCATAACTCACATCTGGCGAGTTTCGAGAAAACTTCGCGAGCAGGTGGCTAAGTAACGCAGTTTGTAACGTGAATGTAATTATGGCAAGCGTTTTGACTCGCAAAAAGGGTTTAAGTTTTGTATCCTTTATTTGTTGTTTGTTTTGATGGCTGTGGAAAAGTTTAATGCGGCTATTTGTGTATAGTAAATAGAATGTGACTACAgtttatacaaggtgctcgcgaggaacccatataactttaacggcatattcttggtcacattttaacctttcgtatgcgtctgtcaaaaaattgtcattaatatattagtcataataactacatgttaaagttgaaacaatatggagcagatctgctcctaagcatacgagaggttaagactaaaatgtcatataaacttttctagatttcgtctagtttcagagttattgccaattaaaaaaaacatttccgtatcgTTCGTGTCGTTTTCATttcagtagaaaaggtcttcttaacggcgctgatgcgcagttgtggagcatagtctcacagtagtcattg from Leguminivora glycinivorella isolate SPB_JAAS2020 chromosome 23, LegGlyc_1.1, whole genome shotgun sequence includes:
- the LOC125238167 gene encoding uncharacterized protein LOC125238167, with translation MNEKCNEVLQMMEERRIDVLCVNETKRKGCDTTTHGAYTAYWSGVPSSDRASKGVGVILSARMAECVNEFECVSPRLIWIRMKVGMIRIFVLGVYAPVDQGAGNSQHTQDERRMFWDEVRDVLRVCKDNERIIMLGDFNSWVGVKRVGCERVLGMHGDDRVNENGRNLLEICLEWNLCVANTMFSHKWIHLYTREAENVRKSMIDFIIVDDRMKKNVLDARVYRGSGIHTDHFLVMCRISGLFKGWRSRPRAAPSVLDRIKVECLQEESASEEYVSKLKNEFESLDDIDEIDELWSNFKNKVVSVARVVCGVSKRNKGGKVKNVWFDKEVQEAVCEKKKLWRDWLAARANQRAHKASFDEVNVAKDNYRSMKVRVKELVKRKKDELNDQMDERLSQDFQTNIKFFWKSVRLARGKSSDSELKSVKNSNGSLLNGEECILKRWQEYFESLFEREEANMLTSGLNGNLSMDEISMDEIVKALKGMKSGKAAGYDKVSAEMLKAGQGIVASQLYRLFNLCFSTGRVPKDWCKAVIVPLYKGKGSRLDCKNYRGISLLSIVGKLYAKVLIERVVRVTDEKNYWSKKRMTRDH